The Pungitius pungitius chromosome 4, fPunPun2.1, whole genome shotgun sequence nucleotide sequence TTCCAGATCCCGGCCATGTCCATTCCTGAACAGCAGGAGGCGCAAGAGGCATGTCGTGTAGATGCTGGCTGCAGGAAGGAACACCCCTCCGTAGAAGAAGCCATGGAGAAGCAAATGAGCTCCGCGATTTCAGTTCAAAGTTCAAGAAATTTAACCTCATTTCCTAtaacaattctttttttgttctttttttttttgtcccgcaAGAAATTGTTGCTTTGTCACCCCGAAAAGCTTCAATAGAGAGACAGTTACTGTGGATGTTCTTTCTTATACTTCTTTCAATCTCCCGGGGCTGGAGTCCGGCAGCACAAGTGGGACCGGACAGTCAGTCAGTTGCAGACGAGGACGGGAAGAGGGAGACGAGGGGggtaggggtgtgtgtgtgtgtgtgtgtgggtgggggggaggcaAAGTCACCCCTATCTGCAGAGGTCCTCCTGTGTAGAGTCTCGCACATTTTTCCTCTTCTTGCTGTTGCCCTGGTGATGTGGCTTGTTGCTCTGGTGACTTTTGGTGCTAGGGGTGGAGCTCTGCTGCCCCTGGTTGCCGCTCTTCTGGTTGGCACGAGACGTCCTGGCCTGGGCGAGAGGACACGCGggacagaaaatacattttaaaattcagTTCACACAATGTCTCGCCTCGCTGTTGTGTCATCCAATTGCTCTTCATTTAACACACGTTATGCCTACACGCTCACTTTCAtgtgatgatgattttttttctgggaTAAAAAGGTAACGCTTGTTCTAACCTTGCCACCCTTGTTGCTTCCAGACGGAGTGCTGTTCGCCTGGCTCTGTGTTCGGTTGCTATTGGCGACGGTGGACTTTTCTCTGTGACCGCTGGAGCCCCGGccggactgctgctgctgctgctgctgctgcttggccGTCTTACATGGCGTGCCATCAGAGTCCTGAGGAAagagcagcaaaacaaaaatgtcataaacTGGTCGTCACCTAAAAAAAATTCACACGTCtgtgcatgtgcgcgtgcacaCTAGACTGACCGCGTCGCTGGAGCTGGAGGTTGCGGTTGTGGAGGAAGGCGACAGTGGGGAAGAGGAGGACCGCAATGAGGGTGACGGCGAGGAGGAATTGGAGGAGGTTTTGCTCTGGGGGGCAGACGGTAGAATGACAacgtcatcgtcgtcgtcatcagAGACGTTGTTGTTGCGCTCATCGAGCTGCTGGGACTCAAACAGTGTGACGTCATTTCCTATAGAAacggaaaaaatatatatagacatGGAGGTGAACTCTGTGCAAAGTCAAGCGGACAGAGATCAAAGTGACCAGGTTGACCGTTTCCTGATGAGAGTCCGAATGTAGTTTCAATAGGAATTCAAATATTCTATGCAGGaaagaaaattattttaaaaaggccGAACGTACTGTTGAGTGGCACATCATTCTGAGACTGACTCCCCCAGTTCTTCTTGATCCATTCCCTGTACTCGTGCACTTCCTGGGTTACCCGAATTATTCGGCCAAGCACGCTACAATGGGATAGAGACAAAAGGGTATGACAATTAAATGCATATACAGGTATAGATAACGCGTACACAGGTATAGAGAATGCAACAAGAAAGTGGCTTTTAAGGACCATTGGCCGCCGATTCAAATCTCACCTCTCCGTCTCGTTGTTGGGATAGTACTTGGCGATGGGTGACACGGCGTGGCTGAGCACCACGTAGGCGTAGTCAAAGGCCTGCTTCACTTGAATGGCGCCGTATGAACTCCGACCGACGTCGTTATCTGGCGGAGGCAAGACAGACTGTAAACACCGGAACCAGACAGCGGGGCGCACACGAGTCGTTGCCTGTCGCCCTTTGAGTCCCCCGCCCGTACCCGGCTGCAGCGGGTCCTCAATGTAGAGCATGGAGGGCCTGTATCTGTCCATGTTTCTCTGAACGTCGTCTTTGGCAACGTAGCAGCCTCCGTCTTTTATCCTGATGCCAGTTTTCAGGTAGTTGAAGTGGCGGCCGTAGAGCTCGAAGAATTCGATGAGCAGAACGCCGATGTTGATGTTGGGGCTGCACACGTCCTCCCGGTAGTGAAGCTGGAAAACACACCGTGCAAGTAGAGTTACTTTAAACCGTTAAAAGGTGTTCAGCCAGTCCGGTGTGCAGGAATCACCGCTGTTGAAAACACGGTCATAAAAAAAGCAATCAAGGAGGCCAGCAATAAAACTACAGAGCTGCCAAAGAGCTGGCACGCAGCCAatgagaacacaaacaaaatcaaaataaacattatgagcGGCCGTTAATGACCAGGTGTGTCTGACCTGCAGGAAGCTGACAGCCATGAGGAAGACACTGTAGGAGCCAATCCCGCCGGTAAAAACCTCATTGAGGTCCCTCTGCAGTAGGAACTGCTTCAGCACCAGGACCAGGTAAGGCAGAACGGGGTATTTCTATgggacaaaacacacaacggCCACGGTGAGGAGTGTTGAGGCCTTCCACGAGGCGTTAACCTGGGCTGTCATGCTGATCAGTCACGGTGTGCATAGCGGAACGCAGGAAGGACTCCGGGAACGTGAAAGACTTTTAAGCTCTACCTCTTTGAATTCCTTGATGAGCCGGGCAGCTTCAACACCATTTTTCACGTTGAAGCTGATGTCCACTTTGACCTCAGTGACGGAGTCTCTCAGTTTGATGATGGGAACCTGAAACACACGGGGTACAGGTCCCGACAGTGAGGGAGCGATCAAACAAATCGGCACATTCAAACGATTGGATCGAGGGCCTCCCGACGTCCCGCTTTAACACCCGACGACAAACCGCACACTCGATCAAACACGAGTCCACATTTTCTGATCTAATCCTTCGCTAAACTGCTTGAGCAAAGATTTGAAATGCTAATCTGCTTTTAGAATCCACAgcaaaagtgaaacaaacaggacaaagctttatttaaatcctttaagtcctgaaataaaaataatgaatcaatgcacaaaaaaaaactcaaataaaagGAGATTCAGAGCGGTTTAAAGAGAGCTAGGTGTTAGCACTCCACCAATATTGTATGTTGTCCCGAGTCAATAAATGCATGACCTTAATTTGGAAAGAACTACAGTGAAAAACTTGATGCACATGTCAGCACACGCGTCTGAATACGAGGCAGGTGAGCCAACAAGTTGAGTCAGGGTTTTGGAGTCATCAACACCGGGTGGCTCGATCCGATATTCTGACCTGAACATATCAGCCAGCGTCATGCTGATGAATGACTGCCAGCATTGGTTGTCGTCTGTTATTAAATCATACCGCCACATTTCTTCTGATCAGTGACACAGACAGACGTCTGGCAGAGACGACGGCAGCAGCCCTAATCCCGCCGCTGATTGCGGTCTTACCGTGGCTTTGTCCAGAACTTTGATGGAGTTCTCATCTGCGATTTTCCTCTTTCGGAGAGCCTCTTCCAGTGTCCACAGTGGGAGGGTTCCCCACTTCCCAAAAACCACCAAGTCAATGTCGCTGGTGGAGGAGAGACATTGCATTACATACAACTTGCACAATGAGTTGGACAATAATTCAGCGGCGCAATACTTCcatttatacttttttatttaaatataaaaaagcaaCTGTAATGTAGAAATTAGGATTTCCCTCGCATGACAAAATGTTTGGTCCAAATTGTGACTCATCGCTCAAGAaacaaatagataaataaatgcaggggAACAGAGTGAATGACAGGAGCAAAACACATTTGCACGAGCAGTCATCGGACATGCACACATCCATCAACAGCTCGGTTTCATTTAAGTGCTCAACGGGGTGTGAAGTGTCTACTGATCCTCTGTGTTTCAGTCTGACATTTgattgttctgtgtgtgtgtgtgtgtgtgtgtgtgtgtgtgtgcgtgcgtgtgtgtcttgaACAAAACAATGTAGGTTAACCAGCCTTAATAATTAGTAAGTCACTTGATTCATAAACACAAAAGCAGATAATGATTTGCTGGCTGGACGTAAAACTCAGAGCAAAGTATTTCTGATAAGGAGCAAGTTGGCTCACCTTGTTGGCAGATAAAGACCAGTGCTGAAACTCCCAAAGACTTGGACCTGGAGAGATAGGAAACACATTTAGACACGTATGGGTGGTTTGTTTTGTGGATTCAATTCACTGTGTCGACTTGGCCTCTGAATTTCTCACGTCAGGCTTCACTACTAAAAAAACCTGTTTGCCAAGCTTCCCGAAACATCACTATTCTTCAGCTCAACATGGCGCTGATTTATTGACAAGCCCAAACAAACCGCATAGGCGTGGTGCATAATGGTTAAAAGGGAAGTTTAGCGGGACTATTTTTAACCTCTTCAGATGCATTTAAAGTGATGTATTAAAGACCGCACTGGCTTCATTGAATCCAGCAACTCCTCCGCACATGTGGAAGTTGGATACGGCGCAAATGTAACCTTGCATGATGTTTGCACACGAAACAGCCACTGGTCTCTTGCACTATCTTAAACCCTGCGTACAATGCACAAATTGACGGGTGTACCGAAATAGAAGTTAAGCCTCGACCTTGCAAATACTGCCTCGAACCGCCTCCCCCGCACATCAAGCGGGTGGTATGAACTCGGGTTTACAGCCCGGTCACATGTGCACGGCTAAGCCGATTGCACGCCCGTGTTTGTGAATGAGCGTACGGCGAAGGTGGAGGGTGGAGTCCCCCCTTCATTTAGGAACAGCTGAGCTCGCGACGAAGCGCACTGCTCCCATCAGCGGGATCGGAGCAGAATGCCTATAGGTGGCGCTGATAACATGCAACCAAGCAGAGTCCTGTGCAGCCAACAACAGGATGCTTTATGCCAGCAGCTATGATAACTGCGTTTGCAAATCGCGGGAGGTCACCGTGTCCAGAAGTCGCACGGCGCTCACAGTGCAACAGGCGTCATGCTCACTTTTCCTACTTGACAAACCCATTTctggcaaaacaaaacaaccgcTGGTGTTTCTAAGTGGCTTTCAGATCACAGCCGAGATTTTCGAGCCAACTGCCGGGGGCAGTTCTCAGCGGCACACTCTAAGATCTGGGCCGTCACGCCCCGTGAGTCAAActatgagccccccccccccaaaaaaagaaaagtctcaTTGGCGAGTCGGGGAAGGGTGCGTACCTCAGCACTGGGCCACAGGTCTTTGATGACTTCCTTTATTCTGTCCACCACCTCAGctctcatcttctcctcctccgcccgcgGGGAGATGTACCTAAAGAAGTCTTTGACCTCCTCGTGTAACCTGCGGATGAAAGAACAGAGCGGTGAGAAAcattaaaattatttaaaacaacaagTATCCGTTGCATTTTATAGCGGTGCATCTATTTTGTTCTACAAAGCGAGGAAAGCAATGTTAAAGTCAGGCCTGACATTGGCTTACACATGAAACATTGTAAGTAACTAACCCAGTAACTTCCCCACAGCAAGCCACACAcataacaaataaacaacacccTCTCAGGCCCTTGACATTGCGCGATACCCACAGCCCAGTCCATCTGGACCCCGGATTTGAGTTTCTATGGCAAAGAGAGCTGCCAAAAAGTCAACCTTCCCCCGGCTAAGCGAGTCTCTGAAAAAAGAGCAGTCATTGCCGCTTCTTTGCATATTTCCACCATCAGCTCTTCTCCCAGAGGAACATTCATGACCATGAATGGTGGGAATAATAGTCCGGGGTGTCTTATCAGGTGAAAGTTAATTATTAGCGACTGCGATGAGAAAAAACATAACAGCAAGCCATGCTGTGTCCCTGTGTTATGTcagacaaaataataataataataatctcagTACAGGCAGGCGAAGCAAGGGTAGCGCTTTTGTCCTTGGAACAAGTCGCTCTGCCCACATGCGCTGACCTTTCCACCCACCAgctctgtccacacacacacacacacacacacacacacacacaaaaaggggaCAAACTCTGTGGGCGGAgaagtaagaaaacaaacaaccacaaagagctAAAACCGGGCCAATTGTAGGAGCAATCCTCTTGGCAGAGGACCGGAAATGTGATGCTtttggattttaaaaataaaatgagccaGCAAAGTAAACCCTGCGTACACCACAGCGAGCTggacaagaaaaacacaaagcagctaCCGGCGCCGACCAAACTGCTGTTTGGGTAAACGCCTCGGAGAGCACTGCAAGCGCCTCTGGTGTCTGGCTTTTATGCAACAAGAACTTGCCACCTGACAGCGGCCACAGCTCACTGGGTTCCACTGTTTCGGACCAAATCTACGAAGGAAAAATACATGCATGTTTTAACTTTATTCTACATGCCCAGATGctcgattaaaaaaaacaaaaaaacaatacacaaaCCCCTATATTCCAGCCCCACTACTCGGCAGCAGGACAGTAAGGCCATGAGGGGCTGAAGAGAAACACTGaatttaaaaaccaaacaagcTACTTCTGTGCTGCTGTTCTTTAAAGGAAATACAAACCAGGACGAGACTCTGCACAGCAGTTTAAACTTAGTTGAAAGTGACAAGCCGTTGCAACTCTGACTATAACTAATCATTATTTTTgaaatgggtaaaaaaaaaaatgtctattaCCCAAAATAGGTTCAGTTTATCATCACAAAAGGGTGGGAGTGGGAACTAGGTAGTAGTTCTGTGAAACGGTATATCATGTATCATATGACAATGCACCGGACCAAAAACTATAGT carries:
- the tent4b gene encoding terminal nucleotidyltransferase 4B — encoded protein: MDPRIAWFQPEQRGPANNLWMQIWETTQGFGYLHVNNSYITGSQNTSSLKAIVNGASGALLADRNGALDTNTGGGGEARTQTVSSPMANRELTAQRDFLPLETNCNHNNRAGGRGGVGGGRQQGSAVLSRWSADGQPNKRKRDNKASTFGFNSSLLNSTIASSNTGAYDGYAGTPWKERTYSEGIIGLHEEVKDFFRYISPRAEEEKMRAEVVDRIKEVIKDLWPSAEVQVFGSFSTGLYLPTSDIDLVVFGKWGTLPLWTLEEALRKRKIADENSIKVLDKATVPIIKLRDSVTEVKVDISFNVKNGVEAARLIKEFKEKYPVLPYLVLVLKQFLLQRDLNEVFTGGIGSYSVFLMAVSFLQLHYREDVCSPNINIGVLLIEFFELYGRHFNYLKTGIRIKDGGCYVAKDDVQRNMDRYRPSMLYIEDPLQPDNDVGRSSYGAIQVKQAFDYAYVVLSHAVSPIAKYYPNNETESVLGRIIRVTQEVHEYREWIKKNWGSQSQNDVPLNRNDVTLFESQQLDERNNNVSDDDDDDVVILPSAPQSKTSSNSSSPSPSLRSSSSPLSPSSTTATSSSSDADSDGTPCKTAKQQQQQQQQSGRGSSGHREKSTVANSNRTQSQANSTPSGSNKGGKARTSRANQKSGNQGQQSSTPSTKSHQSNKPHHQGNSKKRKNVRDSTQEDLCR